In a genomic window of Sulfuriferula nivalis:
- the soxA gene encoding sulfur oxidation c-type cytochrome SoxA: MKKTLLALVATTLTLGAVAANATPEQDKKNLVKYFTQKYPDIKLDQYVYGALAFDKDSMAQYNSIMDFPPFGTVVDQGQKMWETPFKNGKTYASCFPNGGKNVAGNYPYFDDKANKVVTFEMAINECRVSNGEEPFNLSDATTIGRLTAYARTLSDGMKMNIKVKGPKAEAAYEAGKSEFYTRHGQLGFSCASCHVYSAGSRLRSELLSPVVGQATHWPVFRGGDNLVTLQMRYVGCNKLVRATPFKEGSEEYNNLEYFHSYISNGLPMKASVFRK, translated from the coding sequence ATGAAGAAAACGCTGCTAGCATTAGTTGCAACCACCCTGACGTTGGGCGCAGTCGCTGCAAATGCAACCCCAGAACAAGACAAAAAGAATCTTGTTAAGTATTTCACTCAAAAATATCCAGACATCAAATTAGATCAATATGTCTATGGCGCACTTGCTTTTGATAAAGATTCGATGGCTCAGTACAACAGCATCATGGACTTCCCTCCATTTGGTACTGTAGTTGACCAAGGTCAGAAAATGTGGGAAACGCCATTCAAAAATGGCAAAACCTATGCCAGCTGCTTTCCAAATGGCGGCAAAAATGTAGCGGGTAACTACCCGTACTTCGATGATAAAGCCAATAAGGTTGTTACTTTTGAAATGGCTATCAATGAATGCCGCGTTAGCAATGGCGAAGAACCATTCAACCTGAGTGATGCGACCACCATAGGCAGACTGACAGCTTATGCGCGCACTTTATCTGACGGCATGAAAATGAACATCAAAGTCAAGGGACCCAAAGCAGAAGCGGCATACGAGGCGGGTAAATCCGAGTTTTATACTCGTCATGGCCAACTGGGCTTCTCATGCGCAAGCTGCCACGTTTATAGCGCAGGCAGTCGTCTCCGCTCCGAATTACTTTCCCCAGTAGTAGGTCAAGCGACACACTGGCCAGTATTTCGTGGTGGTGATAATTTAGTCACCTTGCAAATGCGTTATGTTGGTTGCAATAAATTAGTTCGAGCAACACCTTTTAAAGAAGGCAGTGAAGAATATAACAATCTGGAATATTTCCATTCCTACATCAGCAATGGCTTACCGATGAAAGCATCAGTATTCCGTAAATAA
- the soxZ gene encoding thiosulfate oxidation carrier complex protein SoxZ gives MAEPMKIRATVTGDTADIKVLMNHPMETGQRKDPKTGQLIPAHFISEVTATLNGKTVMEAEWSGAISKNPYLGIKVKGAKAGDKVTVTWKDNTGESNTADATVS, from the coding sequence ATGGCAGAACCAATGAAAATCCGTGCCACCGTGACCGGTGATACAGCTGATATTAAAGTATTAATGAACCACCCTATGGAAACTGGTCAACGTAAAGATCCTAAAACAGGTCAGTTGATTCCAGCGCATTTCATTTCAGAAGTAACCGCAACGCTTAACGGCAAAACCGTTATGGAAGCTGAATGGAGTGGCGCCATTTCCAAAAATCCATACTTGGGTATTAAAGTTAAAGGTGCTAAGGCTGGAGACAAGGTTACTGTCACTTGGAAAGACAACACAGGTGAGTCTAATACTGCTGACGCAACCGTTAGCTAA
- the soxY gene encoding thiosulfate oxidation carrier protein SoxY: protein MNMLRRNILKGASAASTLAIAAGLFGSGNAFAAYNSAAFSAKSVADALKGMGATSPTESKDIAIKAPEIAENGAVVPVEVTSKIAGTTNIAILAEKNPNPLVADFKLENGAEPYVSVRIKMGQTAMIRAVVTAGGKSYTAAKEVKVTIGGCGG from the coding sequence ATGAATATGTTACGTCGTAATATTTTAAAAGGCGCTAGCGCGGCTAGCACATTAGCTATTGCAGCAGGTTTATTTGGTTCTGGTAACGCATTCGCCGCATATAACAGCGCAGCGTTCAGCGCAAAGTCAGTTGCTGACGCCTTGAAAGGCATGGGCGCAACTTCCCCAACTGAGAGCAAAGACATTGCAATCAAGGCGCCTGAAATCGCTGAAAATGGTGCTGTGGTGCCTGTAGAAGTCACCAGCAAAATCGCTGGCACGACCAACATTGCTATCTTGGCTGAAAAGAACCCTAATCCGCTAGTTGCCGATTTTAAATTGGAAAATGGGGCTGAGCCTTACGTTTCTGTTCGTATTAAAATGGGTCAGACTGCAATGATACGTGCGGTTGTCACCGCAGGTGGAAAATCCTACACAGCAGCTAAAGAAGTTAAAGTAACCATCGGTGGTTGTGGCGGTTAA
- the soxX gene encoding sulfur oxidation c-type cytochrome SoxX, producing the protein MRSHATLSKLVVGLIGALGIVSIAAAADDAKPEMTGKQIAYDRSLGNCLACHAMPTQTDAISAGTIGPPLIAMAARYPDKAKLRAQIWNAMDANPQTVMPSIGKNKILTEDEINKVTDFIYGL; encoded by the coding sequence ATGCGTTCACACGCAACTTTATCAAAACTAGTCGTCGGTTTAATTGGTGCACTTGGCATAGTCAGCATCGCTGCAGCAGCAGATGACGCCAAGCCTGAAATGACCGGAAAGCAAATTGCTTATGATCGTTCACTGGGTAATTGTCTGGCTTGCCATGCTATGCCTACTCAGACAGATGCAATATCAGCAGGCACCATAGGACCTCCATTAATTGCGATGGCTGCACGCTATCCAGACAAAGCAAAATTACGTGCACAAATCTGGAATGCGATGGATGCGAATCCACAAACAGTTATGCCTTCGATTGGCAAAAACAAAATCCTGACCGAAGACGAAATCAACAAAGTTACCGATTTCATTTACGGTCTGTAA
- a CDS encoding M48 family metalloprotease, translated as MKLITLILITCLYGQSVIASELPDLGDVSQSSFSASDEARVGSEIMREIRADPQYYDDAELTDYLNNLGDRLVAASAEPQRSFQFFVLKDNTLNAFALPGGYIGVHTGLIEATQNESELAGVLGHEIAHVTQHHMARMIESQSNGILPSLAVLAIAILAAKSNPQVAGGAIAATQAATIQKQLNFSRDNEREADRIGIQTMAAAGFDPHAMASFFERLQKYSRLYENNAPAYLQTHPLTTERIADMQNRAANFSNKPVADSLTFQLVRTKLRVLNLRPDLAVTEYQAAIKDQRYTSLAPVLYGLSFAQLQNRQFSDAETSYQQLKQMKLDSPIIDTLGADIKFKSGDIKTALLRYQQARAHYPNYRPLIYSYADALINAGLSNDAVKLLTDLIRIYPDDAKLYQLQARVYAQQNKDFLRHYAQGEFYAKSGNLTAAIEQLQIALKTKDGDFYQIAIADARLKQLIAQNKLIQMEKK; from the coding sequence ATGAAACTAATTACACTTATATTAATAACGTGCCTGTACGGCCAATCTGTCATCGCCAGCGAATTACCCGATCTGGGCGATGTTTCACAAAGCAGCTTCTCTGCCAGCGACGAAGCGCGCGTAGGTAGCGAGATTATGCGTGAAATTCGCGCTGATCCGCAGTATTACGATGACGCTGAATTAACTGATTATTTAAACAATTTAGGTGACCGCTTAGTCGCCGCCAGTGCAGAACCTCAACGCTCATTTCAATTTTTTGTGCTGAAAGATAATACACTCAACGCTTTTGCTTTGCCCGGCGGTTATATCGGGGTACACACTGGATTAATTGAAGCCACACAAAATGAGTCAGAACTCGCCGGTGTACTAGGCCATGAAATCGCACACGTCACACAACACCACATGGCTCGCATGATAGAAAGCCAAAGCAATGGTATTCTGCCATCATTAGCCGTACTAGCGATAGCTATTTTAGCTGCAAAATCAAATCCTCAAGTTGCAGGTGGCGCCATTGCCGCTACGCAAGCAGCGACCATACAAAAACAACTCAATTTTAGCCGTGACAATGAGCGTGAAGCCGACCGCATCGGCATCCAGACCATGGCCGCAGCGGGGTTTGACCCTCATGCCATGGCAAGTTTTTTTGAACGCCTGCAAAAATATAGCCGCCTGTATGAAAACAATGCACCCGCCTACCTGCAAACCCATCCACTCACCACCGAACGTATTGCAGACATGCAAAACCGGGCGGCCAATTTTAGCAACAAACCCGTTGCAGATAGCCTGACATTTCAGCTAGTACGAACCAAATTACGCGTCCTCAATCTTCGCCCCGATTTGGCGGTAACAGAATATCAGGCTGCTATTAAAGATCAGCGCTATACCAGCTTAGCGCCAGTCCTTTATGGCCTGAGCTTTGCTCAATTACAAAATCGCCAGTTTAGCGACGCTGAAACCAGCTATCAGCAACTCAAACAAATGAAACTCGACAGCCCTATTATCGATACACTCGGTGCGGACATCAAATTCAAATCGGGCGACATCAAAACTGCGTTATTGCGATATCAACAGGCACGTGCGCACTATCCTAATTACCGTCCACTGATATACAGCTATGCGGACGCACTGATTAACGCAGGCTTGTCTAATGATGCGGTAAAATTATTGACTGACCTAATCCGAATTTATCCAGATGACGCCAAGCTCTATCAGTTGCAAGCCCGTGTCTATGCGCAGCAAAACAAAGATTTTTTACGGCATTATGCACAAGGCGAATTCTATGCAAAATCTGGCAACCTAACCGCTGCGATAGAGCAGTTACAAATCGCACTCAAAACCAAAGACGGCGATTTTTATCAAATCGCCATAGCTGATGCGCGTCTGAAACAATTAATCGCACAGAACAAATTAATACAAATGGAGAAAAAATAG
- the moaC gene encoding cyclic pyranopterin monophosphate synthase MoaC, whose translation MQAFTHFDQQGHAQMVDVADKADTRRIAVARGRIVMQPATLLMIQQGSAKKGDVLGVARIAAIQAAKRTADLIPLCHPLALTRVNVEFAINQELCAIDAEVRVETVGKTGVEMEALTALNVGLLTIYDMCKAVDRGMRMDAIHLHEKLGGKSGHWLAE comes from the coding sequence ATGCAAGCTTTTACCCATTTTGACCAGCAGGGCCATGCCCAAATGGTAGATGTCGCTGATAAAGCTGACACCAGACGAATTGCAGTTGCACGTGGTCGTATCGTGATGCAGCCTGCTACTTTGCTTATGATACAACAAGGTTCAGCAAAAAAAGGCGATGTATTGGGGGTGGCGCGGATTGCCGCGATACAGGCCGCTAAACGTACTGCTGATTTAATTCCCTTATGTCACCCGCTGGCGTTGACCAGAGTGAATGTGGAGTTTGCGATAAATCAAGAACTATGTGCGATTGATGCTGAAGTCCGTGTGGAAACAGTAGGTAAAACAGGGGTGGAAATGGAGGCGCTGACTGCGTTGAATGTTGGCTTGCTTACTATTTATGATATGTGCAAAGCAGTGGATAGAGGCATGCGAATGGACGCGATACATCTGCATGAAAAGCTAGGTGGTAAATCTGGTCATTGGCTGGCCGAGTAA
- a CDS encoding glycine zipper 2TM domain-containing protein: MKKSVLITLLLGAVTNVAWADNQTSFNDRAQVISSTPVYQQVNDPRRECWTETVNANDGNNTAEHGYGGAILGGLVGGLLGNTVGGGNGRTAATAVGAVTGAMVGDKIGNQPVDNQPRQVEHCTNHDNYHQIISGYNVVYRYQDRTFNAVMPQDPGKFVNVNVNIGLADNQYDEHHEGHHHDRDANYNN; encoded by the coding sequence ATGAAAAAGTCGGTGTTAATAACTTTGCTGCTTGGTGCAGTAACTAATGTGGCATGGGCGGATAATCAAACCAGTTTTAATGATCGCGCCCAAGTGATTTCCAGCACGCCTGTTTATCAGCAAGTGAATGATCCACGTCGTGAGTGCTGGACTGAAACAGTCAACGCTAATGATGGCAATAATACAGCCGAGCATGGCTATGGCGGTGCGATTTTGGGTGGTTTGGTTGGTGGTTTGTTAGGTAATACTGTGGGTGGTGGCAATGGACGTACTGCTGCAACAGCGGTGGGTGCGGTAACGGGTGCAATGGTGGGTGATAAAATAGGGAATCAGCCTGTGGATAATCAGCCCCGCCAAGTTGAGCATTGCACCAATCATGATAATTATCATCAGATCATTAGTGGGTACAATGTAGTCTATCGATATCAGGATCGTACGTTCAATGCGGTTATGCCTCAGGATCCAGGCAAATTTGTGAATGTGAATGTCAATATAGGGCTGGCGGATAATCAGTATGATGAGCATCATGAAGGTCATCATCATGATCGGGATGCTAATTACAATAATTAG
- a CDS encoding nitrate reductase, whose protein sequence is MNTKPTTSQIASACPYCGVGCGVLITADGGHITGVRGDPDHPANFGRLCTKGATLNIASDQLGAARALYPVLRTDRDAERTRTTWDVALNHAANKFADVIQTYGADAVGIYISGQLSTEDYYVFNKLAKGLIATNNIDTNSRLCMSSAVSGYKATLGADAPPVCYEDIAHTQCLLIAGSNTAFAHPIIYRRIEDARKANPDLKVIVVDPRRTDTSREADLHLPILPGTDVALFNAMLHVMLWEDMVDPAYIAAHTNGFEELRATVREYSPESVAAVCGVPAADIITAARWFGKSPASLSMYCQGLNQSSHGTDKNAALINLHLATGQIGREGAGPFSLTGQPNAMGGREVGGMANLLSAHRDMANAEHRAEVAKLWGVDDVPATPGKSAMEMFEAAAAGEIKALWIICTNPAQSLPNQVMVRAALEKAEFVIVQEVNAYTETAAYADLLLPAAAWGEKECTVTNSERRITRLHAAISAPGECRPDWEIATDFAHRLGAKLGKSTANLFPYADVEAVFNEHRESTRGRDLDITGLTYALLDEQGPQQWPFPEGAIAGKVRLYVDGVYPTEDGRAKFANVRYLPTAEVIDARYPLHLNTGRLRDQWHGMSRTGMVARLYSHVESPVLSMHGDDMARRSLSTGDLVRVKSRRGELLIPVEMSDDMRIGQVYMPMHWGSRYMSGLGVNALTMDQRDPISKQPELKHAAVQVEKMALPWHMAVMRRDNAVARMLRIQPLLDQFGYASCGLYGRQNPVLVLRIANATPLPAELMKQIDALLDMQDETSIMRYDDAKRGVSKRVLVEDGRVVGVRLTGEIAARDWLKEMMAEGVEIAPLRNWVLAPLSTPPTGSGSRGRIVCNCLNISESQIVAAIAAGEDLPALQAGLKCGTECGSCVPELKRMVLLGKQGAA, encoded by the coding sequence ATGAATACTAAGCCAACAACCTCTCAGATTGCCTCAGCCTGCCCATATTGTGGCGTGGGTTGTGGAGTTTTGATTACAGCTGATGGCGGGCACATTACCGGTGTTCGTGGTGATCCTGATCACCCTGCCAACTTTGGGCGGTTATGTACCAAAGGTGCGACGTTGAATATTGCGTCAGACCAACTAGGTGCAGCACGTGCGCTTTACCCTGTATTGCGTACTGACCGCGATGCCGAACGTACACGTACCACTTGGGATGTGGCGCTGAATCATGCAGCAAATAAATTCGCCGACGTTATTCAAACGTATGGTGCGGATGCTGTGGGTATCTACATTTCTGGTCAGCTCTCGACCGAAGATTATTATGTATTCAATAAACTAGCCAAGGGTCTGATAGCGACCAATAACATTGATACCAATTCCCGCTTGTGTATGTCCAGCGCGGTGTCTGGCTATAAGGCTACATTGGGCGCTGATGCACCTCCTGTCTGTTACGAAGATATTGCACACACCCAGTGTTTGTTGATAGCGGGCTCCAATACCGCATTTGCTCACCCTATTATTTATCGCCGCATCGAAGATGCGCGTAAAGCCAATCCTGATTTAAAAGTTATCGTAGTCGATCCGCGGCGCACAGATACCTCGCGTGAAGCCGATTTGCATTTGCCGATTTTGCCCGGCACAGATGTGGCGTTATTTAATGCGATGCTGCATGTTATGTTGTGGGAAGATATGGTTGATCCCGCCTATATCGCTGCGCACACCAATGGTTTTGAAGAATTACGCGCCACAGTGCGAGAATATTCGCCAGAGTCGGTAGCTGCAGTGTGCGGTGTACCTGCTGCTGACATCATCACTGCTGCGCGCTGGTTTGGAAAATCGCCTGCCAGCTTATCCATGTATTGTCAGGGCTTGAATCAATCCAGTCACGGTACCGATAAGAATGCAGCGCTCATCAATTTGCATTTGGCAACAGGACAAATTGGGCGTGAAGGTGCGGGGCCATTCTCTTTGACGGGTCAGCCTAATGCAATGGGTGGACGTGAAGTGGGTGGTATGGCAAATCTGTTATCGGCACACCGCGATATGGCGAATGCTGAACACAGAGCGGAAGTTGCCAAGCTGTGGGGCGTCGATGACGTGCCAGCTACGCCTGGTAAATCCGCTATGGAAATGTTTGAAGCCGCGGCGGCGGGCGAAATTAAAGCCTTGTGGATCATCTGCACTAACCCCGCGCAATCGTTACCGAATCAGGTCATGGTGAGAGCAGCTTTGGAAAAAGCTGAGTTTGTTATCGTGCAAGAGGTCAACGCTTATACGGAAACCGCGGCATATGCCGATTTGTTATTACCTGCGGCAGCTTGGGGTGAAAAAGAATGTACGGTAACCAATTCTGAGCGCCGCATTACCCGTTTGCATGCGGCTATCTCAGCGCCAGGTGAATGTCGCCCTGATTGGGAGATCGCGACAGACTTTGCGCACCGTTTGGGTGCGAAATTGGGTAAATCGACAGCTAATTTATTCCCTTATGCTGACGTTGAGGCAGTGTTTAATGAACACAGAGAGTCCACTCGCGGACGTGATTTAGATATTACAGGCTTGACGTACGCGCTGCTGGATGAACAAGGGCCTCAGCAATGGCCTTTCCCTGAAGGTGCAATAGCGGGCAAGGTACGGTTGTATGTTGATGGTGTTTATCCTACAGAAGATGGGCGCGCCAAGTTTGCCAATGTACGCTATTTGCCCACCGCTGAAGTCATTGACGCACGATACCCGCTGCACTTGAATACTGGTCGCCTGCGCGATCAATGGCATGGTATGAGTCGCACAGGCATGGTAGCTCGATTGTACAGTCACGTTGAATCACCGGTTTTATCTATGCATGGTGATGATATGGCACGGCGCAGCTTGAGTACGGGTGATCTGGTGCGGGTCAAGAGTCGTCGTGGTGAGTTGTTGATTCCAGTAGAAATGAGTGACGACATGCGTATCGGGCAAGTCTACATGCCCATGCACTGGGGCAGTCGTTACATGAGTGGGTTGGGCGTGAATGCGCTCACTATGGATCAGCGTGATCCAATATCTAAACAGCCTGAATTAAAGCATGCCGCCGTGCAAGTGGAAAAAATGGCGTTGCCGTGGCACATGGCAGTCATGCGTCGTGATAACGCCGTGGCACGGATGTTGCGTATACAACCATTGTTGGATCAGTTTGGTTATGCGAGTTGCGGGCTGTATGGGCGGCAAAATCCAGTTCTGGTGTTGCGGATTGCAAATGCCACTCCACTGCCGGCTGAATTGATGAAGCAAATAGATGCGCTACTGGATATGCAGGATGAAACCAGCATCATGCGTTATGACGATGCTAAGCGGGGTGTTTCTAAACGCGTATTGGTTGAAGATGGTCGGGTTGTCGGTGTTCGTTTGACGGGAGAAATTGCCGCGCGAGACTGGCTTAAGGAAATGATGGCTGAAGGCGTAGAGATAGCGCCGTTACGTAATTGGGTATTGGCACCATTATCTACGCCTCCTACAGGTAGCGGTAGCAGAGGACGTATTGTGTGTAATTGCCTCAATATTTCAGAATCGCAAATTGTAGCCGCGATTGCGGCAGGAGAAGATTTGCCAGCACTGCAAGCTGGTTTGAAATGTGGGACGGAATGTGGGTCTTGTGTACCCGAATTGAAACGTATGGTGCTACTAGGGAAGCAGGGGGCAGCATGA
- the ybiB gene encoding DNA-binding protein YbiB — protein MSYSAILKEIARGVHGARNLNVDEAARLYGAMLDGGVPEMELGAILIALRMKGESEDELLGFYQALESRVYTLDTPAAGVRPIVIPTYNGARHQANLVPLLALLLVKFGIPVLIHGTLESQGRTTTAYILRELGILPSGSLAQANTALANDNIAFVPTAVLSPGLANLLALRNRLGVRNSAHSLAKMMSPFSVDSLRLVSVSHPDYLIKMQAFFETTGLRALLLRGTEGEAFANPKRRPDLLYCDDGQSKLLFEAEAGPLKIVPHLPNAIDAVTTAAWIQDAMAGRQPIPLAIINQLACCLYGTGYTSDMNQAKAIVAMETNSLTMA, from the coding sequence ATGAGTTATTCCGCCATTTTGAAAGAAATTGCACGAGGTGTACATGGCGCCCGCAATCTGAATGTGGATGAGGCTGCCCGGTTATACGGCGCCATGCTGGATGGCGGTGTGCCGGAAATGGAGTTGGGCGCAATTCTGATTGCTTTGCGCATGAAAGGTGAGTCCGAGGACGAGTTGCTGGGCTTCTATCAGGCGCTGGAATCACGTGTATATACGCTGGATACACCAGCAGCAGGTGTCCGGCCTATTGTGATTCCGACTTATAACGGTGCGCGACATCAGGCAAATCTGGTGCCTTTGTTGGCCTTGTTGCTAGTGAAGTTTGGCATACCGGTGCTGATACATGGCACGCTGGAAAGCCAGGGTAGAACCACGACAGCTTATATTTTGCGCGAGCTGGGCATATTGCCGAGCGGGAGTCTGGCGCAGGCGAATACGGCGTTAGCGAACGACAATATCGCGTTTGTGCCGACGGCAGTGTTGTCGCCAGGATTAGCGAATTTGCTGGCTTTGCGTAATCGTCTGGGCGTGCGTAACAGCGCACATAGCCTGGCAAAAATGATGAGTCCGTTTAGCGTAGATAGTTTACGTCTGGTGAGTGTGTCTCACCCGGACTATTTAATCAAAATGCAGGCGTTTTTTGAGACAACTGGATTGCGTGCATTGTTGTTGCGCGGCACCGAAGGTGAGGCATTTGCTAATCCTAAGCGCCGTCCTGATTTGCTGTATTGCGATGATGGCCAATCGAAACTGTTGTTTGAGGCAGAGGCCGGGCCGTTGAAAATAGTGCCGCATTTACCTAATGCCATAGATGCAGTGACGACGGCAGCCTGGATACAGGACGCAATGGCGGGGCGGCAGCCGATACCGCTGGCGATCATTAATCAGTTGGCATGCTGTTTGTACGGTACGGGTTACACCAGCGATATGAATCAGGCGAAAGCAATAGTGGCGATGGAAACTAACAGCCTGACCATGGCGTAA
- the cobA gene encoding uroporphyrinogen-III C-methyltransferase: MNGKVYLIGAGPGDPELITLKAVRILQTADVVLVDDLVNPVLLEHARKDARIIYVGKRGGCLSTPQEYIQKQMIAEARAGLMVARLKGGDPFMFGRGGEEIEALRAAGIAVEVISGITSGIAAPASLGVPVTHRDSAPGVTFVTGHSRDGNSVNWQALAASRTTLVIYMGVKNLPDIVAELLAGGMRADMPALAIQSGTLANQRQVQATLQTLHAAMQAADLGSPAIIVLGEVVKLADIAAQAAWVAQAA, encoded by the coding sequence ATGAACGGTAAAGTTTATTTGATTGGTGCCGGCCCTGGTGACCCTGAGCTGATAACGCTTAAGGCAGTACGTATATTGCAGACGGCAGATGTGGTACTGGTGGATGATCTGGTCAATCCAGTGTTACTGGAACATGCGCGGAAAGATGCGCGCATTATTTACGTGGGTAAGCGTGGTGGCTGTTTATCCACACCACAAGAATATATCCAGAAACAGATGATAGCTGAAGCACGCGCAGGTCTGATGGTGGCACGACTCAAGGGTGGCGATCCCTTCATGTTCGGGCGCGGTGGTGAGGAAATCGAGGCATTACGTGCTGCGGGAATTGCCGTAGAAGTCATCAGCGGTATTACTTCAGGTATTGCGGCACCTGCCAGTCTGGGTGTGCCAGTGACTCATCGTGATAGCGCGCCCGGTGTGACTTTTGTGACCGGGCATAGTCGTGATGGCAATAGTGTGAACTGGCAAGCACTGGCAGCGAGCAGAACGACGCTGGTGATTTATATGGGCGTGAAAAATTTGCCCGATATCGTGGCTGAATTACTGGCTGGCGGTATGCGTGCAGATATGCCTGCACTGGCGATACAGAGTGGCACGCTGGCAAACCAGCGTCAGGTTCAAGCGACTTTGCAAACCCTGCATGCAGCGATGCAGGCAGCTGATCTGGGTAGCCCGGCAATTATAGTATTAGGTGAAGTAGTGAAATTGGCTGACATCGCAGCGCAGGCTGCATGGGTGGCACAAGCAGCATAA